In Pseudopipra pipra isolate bDixPip1 chromosome 5, bDixPip1.hap1, whole genome shotgun sequence, the following proteins share a genomic window:
- the TMEM60 gene encoding transmembrane protein 60: protein MRMSLAQRVLLTWLFTLLFLIMLVLKLDEKAPWNWFLIFIPVWIFDTILLVMLIVKMAGRCKSGFDPRNGSQNMKKKAWYLIAMLLKLAFCLALCAKLQRFTTMKLAYVFIPLWALLIGGMVELGYNIFYVRRD from the coding sequence ATGAGAATGTCCCTGGCGCAAAGAGTACTGCTGACATGGCTTTTTACGTTACTCTTCCTCATCATGCTGGTGCTGAAGTTGGATGAGAAAGCACCATGGAACTGGTTCCTCATTTTCATTCCAGTGTGGATATTCGATACAATTCTCCTAGTTATGTTAATTGTAAAAATGGCTGGACGGTGCAAGTCTGGCTTTGACCCTCGGAACGGCTCCCAGAACATGAAGAAGAAAGCCTGGTACCTCATTGCAATGCTCCTGAAATTGGCCTTCTGCCTCGCCCTCTGCGCGAAGCTGCAGCGATTCACCACCATGAAACTGGCCTACGTGTTCATCCCACTGTGGGCCCTGCTTATTGGCGGGATGGTGGAACTGGGATACAATATCTTCTATGTACGAAGAGACTGA